The stretch of DNA TGCTATTGTGGTTGCAATCTCTTCTAGGACGCGCCTTAGCTCGTCTGCCGACTCGTCGCTTACGCGATCGGCGCCTGCCTTTTTGAGTATCCTGTACATGGCAGACAGGCCCAATTCGGACGACTTCATGTCAAATTCTGACTAAATTACATGATAAAGGATTATGAGCTA from Candidatus Nitrosotenuis aquarius encodes:
- a CDS encoding histone family protein, with the translated sequence MKSSELGLSAMYRILKKAGADRVSDESADELRRVLEEIATTIAKSAVDMSNHAGRKTIRGEDVKLASKTFIK